A single genomic interval of Agarivorans aestuarii harbors:
- a CDS encoding carbohydrate-binding protein → MTIKAKKMAPLCFAVSSILSIGVCSAAAGEAIRVEAEDFVMIGGTFDDGQIAAVSTYTVNGATAINFVNKGDYLDYQVNIAEAGTYNIEYLIGTDIANGAEIEVLVKSGAAWVSQGRTTVPAAGWDNFQLLAPTHTVELPSGQVDIRIAASGVNDWQWNLDYFTLQKVGDEPVDPEPPVVLPPAALITQATSFTGSGGTFADGQPSPVSTYTANGVGAINYINKGDYVDFDLNIAESGDYSIEYLIATALDAGVEIEVLLNTGNGWASVGKSSVAAGGWDNFQSLKPSYLLSIPSGSVQLRLNASGTNDWQWNLASFALLREGDYTEPTDPTDPTDPTDPTDPTDPTDPTDPTDPADPTDPPVVIPPSNGTDPVEIEGSFTLEAENYQAVGGEVGIYDINNGKAVNYFNSGDYLEFYVKLETGGLYDASYRVATGTLSDTAVGLMLTDHNGQLAVKNVTTVNSVGGDWDVFYTQPGNGRFNIFSGTNTIRIYGAGSADFQFNIDSISFSRVGNVDLAIDGDNDGVPDVDDLCASSPSDEVADANGCTPSQKDSDEDGINDRIDQCPNTPPGAFVDDIGCTSTGGDDDDFDGVPNTIDQCPNTPFGQNVTPTGCPVAGSDADEDGVADSVDICPNTPIDEFANAEGCSSSQLSNGETVSVSVNANIMHEVNGVSDFGRSRHMTMHSTIFEQDWNGHSDRLNYILNTLDVYMGRDNGTATWRFKETAQDPNVANTPDMDWMVNRGKVLREDYANNEFYKRFAPEKTELIAGTNPHPTYPTLSWYDNGMTSTGWQPKTIETSAKWMGHYLANYYANSQNGNVGEPMPKFWEVINEPDMLMKTGQFMVTNQEDIWRYHSLVAQEIRQALGDEAPMIGGMTWGQHDFYRRDGISRHQDDYLCAWVDEEACAMFTEAMQTTVDDTRESDWYQWDVMWRGFMEEAGADMDFYAVHIYDWPSKDLNGQAGTVRRGGHVQAMLDMMEWSDVNLGGLENRKPIVMSEYGAVQGAWDELPHEERYDIENLKAFNGMLMQFLQRPDYVIKSMPFTPAKPLWGYKPAGCGYDATVNCTAPYHYSMMMESELNNGDWQWSSYIKFFELWADVDGTRVDAHSSDPDVQVNAYVDGKELFVIINNLEDYDTTVNLNVAGLTGLNVSNVELRQMYFDGVEHTKLERRHKKQLPSSLTLAADGTAVLRYTLSNNVAVNQKVTEHKYFGESVSGGSVPHRISVNGGAKTVKVNNLVVPNGAAEAMLRLTVALFPDQDDKEGGLLTINSLTVNGNDVTTPIDWRGPAKYSSDRYFATLEIPVPVEYLSTNNTVDVDFKHNGELTVASIVVWDFSAPPQR, encoded by the coding sequence ATGACTATCAAGGCAAAGAAAATGGCTCCGCTCTGCTTTGCTGTCAGTTCAATACTGAGCATAGGTGTATGTTCAGCAGCAGCTGGCGAAGCAATACGAGTAGAGGCCGAAGATTTCGTGATGATTGGCGGAACCTTCGATGACGGCCAAATTGCAGCAGTAAGCACCTATACAGTAAATGGTGCGACTGCAATAAACTTTGTAAACAAAGGCGACTACCTAGACTATCAGGTAAACATCGCTGAAGCCGGTACCTACAACATTGAATACTTAATTGGCACCGATATAGCAAACGGTGCAGAAATTGAAGTATTAGTAAAAAGTGGTGCCGCTTGGGTTTCTCAAGGAAGAACGACAGTGCCAGCAGCTGGCTGGGACAATTTTCAATTACTCGCCCCTACTCATACCGTAGAGCTACCGAGTGGCCAGGTGGATATAAGAATTGCCGCCTCTGGCGTCAATGACTGGCAATGGAACTTAGACTACTTCACGCTGCAAAAAGTTGGCGATGAACCGGTAGATCCTGAACCGCCAGTGGTGTTGCCACCAGCAGCACTGATTACCCAAGCCACCAGCTTTACAGGTAGCGGTGGTACTTTTGCCGATGGTCAACCTTCTCCTGTAAGTACTTATACCGCTAATGGTGTAGGCGCGATTAATTACATTAACAAGGGCGACTACGTAGATTTCGACCTAAACATTGCAGAGTCTGGTGATTACAGCATTGAATACTTAATTGCTACAGCGCTAGATGCAGGCGTAGAAATTGAAGTATTGCTAAATACTGGTAACGGTTGGGCGTCTGTAGGTAAGTCTTCGGTGGCTGCAGGTGGCTGGGACAACTTCCAGTCTCTCAAACCAAGTTATTTATTGTCGATTCCTAGTGGTTCAGTGCAATTGCGCTTAAATGCTTCAGGGACCAATGACTGGCAGTGGAATTTAGCCAGCTTCGCCTTATTACGTGAAGGTGATTATACAGAGCCAACTGATCCTACGGACCCAACTGATCCTACAGACCCAACCGATCCTACAGACCCAACTGATCCTACGGACCCAACCGATCCTGCAGACCCAACCGATCCGCCTGTAGTGATACCACCAAGCAATGGCACCGACCCTGTTGAAATAGAAGGAAGCTTCACTTTAGAAGCAGAAAACTACCAAGCAGTAGGTGGCGAAGTTGGTATTTATGATATCAATAACGGTAAAGCCGTTAATTACTTCAACTCTGGTGATTACTTAGAGTTTTACGTCAAACTTGAAACCGGTGGTTTATACGACGCCAGTTACCGAGTTGCCACAGGCACTTTAAGTGATACAGCGGTAGGCCTAATGCTTACTGATCACAATGGCCAATTAGCAGTTAAAAATGTAACAACCGTTAATAGTGTTGGCGGCGACTGGGACGTGTTCTACACCCAACCAGGTAATGGTAGATTCAACATCTTTAGTGGCACTAACACTATCCGCATTTACGGCGCTGGTTCAGCTGACTTTCAGTTCAACATCGATAGCATTAGCTTTAGCCGAGTAGGCAATGTTGACCTAGCTATCGACGGTGACAATGACGGTGTTCCCGACGTAGATGACCTTTGTGCTAGCAGCCCTAGTGACGAAGTTGCAGATGCAAACGGTTGTACGCCATCACAAAAAGATAGCGACGAAGACGGCATCAATGATCGCATAGATCAATGCCCTAACACACCACCAGGCGCCTTTGTAGATGACATTGGCTGTACTAGCACTGGCGGCGACGACGATGATTTTGATGGAGTACCAAACACCATTGATCAATGTCCAAACACACCATTTGGTCAAAATGTAACACCAACAGGTTGTCCCGTTGCAGGCAGTGATGCCGACGAAGATGGCGTAGCCGACAGTGTGGATATTTGCCCCAATACACCTATCGACGAGTTTGCTAACGCAGAAGGTTGCTCAAGTTCGCAACTAAGCAACGGCGAAACTGTATCAGTAAGTGTAAACGCCAATATCATGCATGAAGTGAACGGTGTATCTGACTTTGGCCGTAGCCGCCATATGACAATGCACAGTACCATCTTTGAGCAAGATTGGAATGGCCACAGCGACCGTTTGAACTACATCCTAAATACCCTAGACGTATACATGGGCCGTGACAACGGAACAGCAACTTGGCGCTTCAAAGAAACCGCTCAAGATCCAAATGTTGCTAATACGCCAGATATGGACTGGATGGTTAATCGCGGTAAAGTACTGCGCGAAGATTACGCTAACAACGAGTTCTACAAGCGTTTTGCGCCAGAAAAAACCGAGTTAATTGCTGGTACTAACCCGCACCCTACCTACCCCACCTTAAGCTGGTACGACAACGGTATGACATCTACCGGTTGGCAGCCAAAAACTATTGAGACCTCAGCAAAATGGATGGGTCATTACCTAGCCAACTACTACGCTAACTCTCAAAACGGAAATGTTGGTGAGCCAATGCCTAAGTTCTGGGAAGTAATTAACGAACCAGACATGTTGATGAAAACCGGTCAATTCATGGTTACCAACCAAGAAGACATTTGGCGTTACCACTCTTTGGTTGCTCAAGAAATCAGACAAGCACTGGGTGACGAAGCACCGATGATTGGCGGTATGACCTGGGGTCAACACGACTTCTATCGTCGTGATGGTATCTCTCGTCACCAAGACGACTACCTATGTGCTTGGGTAGACGAAGAAGCCTGTGCAATGTTCACCGAAGCAATGCAAACCACAGTAGACGATACTCGCGAAAGCGATTGGTATCAGTGGGATGTTATGTGGCGTGGCTTTATGGAAGAAGCGGGTGCAGATATGGACTTCTACGCTGTACATATCTACGACTGGCCAAGTAAAGACCTAAATGGACAAGCTGGTACGGTTCGCCGTGGCGGCCATGTGCAAGCCATGTTAGACATGATGGAGTGGTCTGACGTTAACCTTGGTGGTTTAGAAAACCGTAAACCAATTGTTATGTCTGAGTACGGCGCTGTACAAGGTGCTTGGGACGAACTTCCTCACGAAGAACGTTACGACATCGAGAACTTAAAAGCCTTTAACGGCATGTTAATGCAGTTCTTACAACGTCCAGACTACGTGATTAAGTCTATGCCGTTTACGCCAGCTAAACCATTGTGGGGCTACAAGCCTGCAGGTTGTGGTTACGATGCAACTGTTAACTGTACTGCACCTTACCACTACTCAATGATGATGGAGTCAGAGCTAAATAACGGTGATTGGCAGTGGTCTTCTTACATTAAGTTCTTTGAACTTTGGGCAGACGTAGATGGAACACGTGTTGACGCTCACTCAAGCGATCCAGATGTTCAAGTTAATGCTTATGTAGACGGAAAAGAGTTGTTTGTAATCATCAACAACCTAGAAGATTACGACACTACCGTTAACCTAAACGTTGCAGGTTTAACTGGCCTAAATGTTAGCAATGTTGAACTACGTCAAATGTACTTTGACGGTGTAGAGCATACTAAGCTTGAACGCCGCCATAAGAAACAGCTTCCTTCTAGCCTAACCTTAGCAGCTGATGGAACCGCAGTTCTGCGCTACACCTTAAGCAACAACGTTGCCGTTAACCAAAAAGTAACTGAACACAAATACTTTGGCGAAAGTGTTAGTGGCGGCTCGGTACCACATCGCATAAGTGTAAATGGTGGTGCTAAAACCGTTAAGGTTAACAACCTTGTAGTACCAAATGGCGCTGCAGAAGCAATGCTACGTTTAACTGTAGCCTTGTTCCCAGACCAAGATGATAAAGAAGGCGGATTGCTTACTATTAACTCACTAACGGTTAATGGTAACGACGTAACTACACCTATCGATTGGCGCGGTCCCGCTAAGTACTCTTCTGACCGTTACTTCGCAACGTTAGAAATTCCTGTACCGGTAGAGTACCTCTCTACTAACAACACCGTAGATGTTGATTTCAAACATAACGGTGAGCTAACGGTTGCCAGCATAGTGGTTTGGGACTTCTCCGCCCCGCCACAACGCTAA